The proteins below come from a single Tissierella sp. MB52-C2 genomic window:
- a CDS encoding methionine synthase: protein MSINSKKKAEVLRYLGYRNQKIDNITDRLIEDAMDEIGVLAKERYIYKTFSINRKDDELSLHGSKLILDGNDIKKHLSKSQDCILIAATLGHNVDTKIRYYEKISMTKAVILDACATVAIEEICDKICKEIENKLQAENKALTYRYSPGYGDLPIHVQNDFLLTLDAGKSIGLTASSHSILIPRKAVTAIVGIIDIEESKEKRSCMSCNKYDTCIFSRGGNGCGD from the coding sequence ATGAGTATAAATTCTAAAAAAAAGGCAGAGGTTTTAAGATATTTGGGCTATAGAAATCAAAAGATAGATAATATTACAGATAGGTTAATTGAGGATGCCATGGATGAAATAGGGGTATTGGCTAAGGAAAGATATATATATAAAACTTTTTCCATTAATAGGAAAGATGATGAACTATCTTTACATGGAAGCAAACTGATTTTAGATGGAAATGATATAAAAAAACATTTAAGCAAATCACAGGACTGTATTTTGATTGCAGCTACCCTTGGTCATAATGTAGATACTAAAATCAGATACTATGAAAAAATAAGTATGACTAAGGCAGTCATATTAGATGCATGTGCTACGGTAGCTATTGAGGAGATTTGCGACAAGATATGTAAGGAAATAGAAAATAAGTTACAAGCTGAAAATAAAGCATTAACATATAGATATAGTCCAGGTTATGGAGATTTACCAATTCATGTGCAAAATGATTTTCTATTGACTCTAGATGCAGGGAAGTCCATAGGTTTAACTGCATCCTCCCATAGTATTCTAATACCTAGAAAAGCTGTTACAGCCATAGTTGGTATTATAGATATAGAGGAATCTAAGGAGAAAAGAAGTTGTATGAGTTGCAATAAATATGATACATGTATATTTAGTAGAGGAGGGAATGGATGTGGGGATTAG
- a CDS encoding zinc-binding dehydrogenase: MRALVFEPVNKRVVHKDIPINDPKSGEVKIKLKTAGLNRRDLFLISDLPNKKEPFVLGSDGAGIIVDLGENVTNFNLGDEVIINPSLEWDSKEKVPNIPQILGSPTNGTFAEYVIVPKENIVVKPDFLTWEDAGVLSLSALTAYRALFTKGALQKGQHLLIPGIGGGVATFALMFAKSIGAEVTVTSRNIKKLEKAKEMGADRLLNSDDDWKTALEKHKVDLILDSIGPATFPKYFDILKPNGTIVNFGRSSGSNINISLSEFFSSQFNILGTSMGSKEEFVKMIQFISNHKIRPIIDQMYPLCDYQKALSRMENGLQYGNIVLNIDL; this comes from the coding sequence ATGAGAGCACTAGTTTTTGAGCCTGTAAATAAAAGAGTAGTTCATAAAGATATACCAATCAATGACCCAAAGTCAGGTGAAGTAAAAATTAAACTAAAAACTGCAGGTTTAAATCGACGAGATTTATTCCTAATCAGTGATTTACCTAACAAAAAGGAGCCTTTTGTTCTTGGTTCAGATGGAGCAGGTATTATTGTTGATTTGGGGGAAAATGTAACAAATTTTAATCTGGGAGATGAAGTAATTATTAATCCTAGCTTGGAGTGGGACTCTAAAGAAAAAGTACCAAATATACCACAAATATTGGGTTCACCCACTAACGGTACTTTTGCTGAATATGTTATTGTTCCAAAAGAAAATATAGTTGTAAAACCTGATTTTTTAACTTGGGAGGACGCAGGTGTATTATCACTGTCTGCATTAACTGCTTATCGAGCATTATTTACAAAAGGAGCTTTACAGAAAGGCCAACATTTACTCATACCTGGAATTGGAGGTGGAGTAGCAACATTTGCTTTAATGTTTGCTAAATCTATTGGTGCAGAAGTTACAGTTACTTCTAGAAATATAAAAAAGTTAGAAAAGGCAAAAGAAATGGGAGCAGATAGATTATTGAATTCAGATGATGACTGGAAGACAGCTTTAGAGAAACATAAAGTGGATTTAATTTTAGACAGTATTGGGCCAGCAACTTTTCCAAAATATTTTGATATTTTAAAACCAAATGGAACCATCGTAAATTTTGGTAGAAGTTCTGGTTCAAATATTAATATATCTCTATCAGAATTTTTTTCATCTCAGTTCAATATCTTAGGTACTTCTATGGGAAGTAAAGAAGAGTTTGTTAAAATGATACAATTTATTTCAAATCATAAAATCAGACCTATTATTGATCAGATGTACCCGTTATGTGATTATCAAAAAGCACTTTCGCGAATGGAAAATGGTTTGCAATATGGAAATATTGTTTTAAATATTGATTTATAG
- a CDS encoding LysR family transcriptional regulator: protein MNLEWLKSYIVIVEEKSITKAAEKLNISQPALSKQLKSLESEYNILLLNRTSKGIEMTKAGLYLYNQAKSLIHQSNLITLELQEMNESKQMTIGSLPSIATSYLTNCNLGNHCVFIQNHSKALINSLENNKVNISLIDNYFYEGQLVKKDLFQQKYVALVPKKYNLGQLKELSWEKIEEYPLILHNFPCDTSDKIKSYAYDNNIKLNIIKYVPFGEFLYGYVLLGEGMTIVPQLVSQNLRHLDIDLIPVESIKLTISAVAKTNEILQSFLNLIKIK from the coding sequence ATGAATTTAGAATGGTTAAAGTCTTATATTGTTATAGTAGAAGAGAAGAGTATTACAAAAGCGGCCGAAAAATTAAATATTTCTCAGCCAGCTCTTAGCAAACAGTTGAAAAGTTTAGAGTCTGAATACAATATCTTATTACTAAATAGAACCTCTAAAGGAATAGAAATGACAAAAGCAGGATTATATTTATATAATCAAGCGAAGAGCCTTATTCATCAATCAAATTTAATCACACTAGAATTACAAGAAATGAATGAATCAAAACAAATGACTATTGGAAGTTTGCCAAGTATTGCAACATCATATCTGACAAATTGTAATTTAGGAAATCATTGCGTTTTTATTCAAAATCATTCAAAAGCTTTGATTAATTCTTTGGAGAACAATAAGGTTAACATTAGTTTGATAGATAACTATTTTTATGAAGGGCAGTTAGTAAAAAAAGATCTTTTCCAACAAAAATATGTTGCACTTGTTCCAAAAAAGTATAATTTAGGTCAACTGAAGGAGCTTAGTTGGGAAAAAATTGAAGAATATCCTCTAATCTTGCATAATTTTCCTTGTGATACTTCTGATAAAATTAAATCTTATGCTTATGATAATAATATTAAATTAAATATTATTAAATATGTTCCTTTTGGTGAGTTTTTATATGGATATGTTCTTTTAGGAGAAGGTATGACGATAGTACCACAGCTAGTTTCTCAAAATTTAAGACATTTAGATATCGATTTAATTCCTGTTGAAAGCATAAAATTAACTATAAGTGCTGTGGCAAAAACAAATGAAATATTACAATCTTTTTTGAATTTAATTAAAATAAAGTAA
- a CDS encoding MerR family transcriptional regulator — protein sequence MNNLIKIKDVSSRYDITARTLRYYEEMGLLSSTRSDDYAYRMYDESAVRRLEQILILRKLNISIKDIQRVFNTSGSDIVLEVLGKKVQNIDDEVALLHELKEIVMDFIREIEQVNFADKSDIKLLYNKAKKIETQLISIDYIGKPSNINRLIEITEKLDKKIPDIMVVRIPGFKAVTCGDQPWGEMFKEGGYMYQLWRYCHLYKIVIFDCFDFLLSKNDKAEWICAVKDGVTNADVSPFKLFNFPGGLYAMAVSIDEDNESIHKVEDKVRRWIESTNFELDKGRNVMFNMPYLYEDGRDIAYKDIEKGLSYKQMQRYFPIKLKEGI from the coding sequence ATGAACAACCTAATCAAAATCAAAGACGTGTCAAGTAGATATGACATTACAGCCCGTACACTGCGCTATTATGAGGAAATGGGATTGCTGTCCAGTACCCGAAGTGATGACTACGCATATAGAATGTACGACGAAAGTGCCGTTAGGCGACTTGAACAAATACTCATATTACGCAAGCTGAATATCAGTATAAAAGACATTCAACGTGTTTTTAACACTTCCGGTTCCGATATAGTTTTAGAAGTGTTGGGGAAAAAAGTACAGAACATAGACGACGAGGTTGCGCTTTTGCATGAGTTGAAAGAAATCGTGATGGATTTTATACGGGAAATCGAACAAGTGAACTTTGCAGACAAATCCGATATAAAACTGCTGTATAACAAGGCTAAAAAGATTGAAACACAATTGATAAGCATTGACTATATCGGCAAGCCTTCCAATATAAACCGCTTGATTGAAATAACGGAAAAATTGGATAAAAAAATTCCTGATATAATGGTCGTCAGGATACCGGGATTCAAAGCGGTAACGTGCGGCGACCAACCCTGGGGAGAAATGTTCAAAGAAGGCGGATATATGTACCAATTGTGGCGGTATTGTCATTTGTATAAGATTGTGATTTTCGATTGTTTTGATTTTTTGCTATCTAAAAATGACAAAGCTGAATGGATATGTGCCGTTAAAGATGGTGTTACTAATGCGGATGTAAGCCCTTTTAAATTGTTCAATTTTCCGGGAGGTTTATACGCTATGGCAGTTAGTATTGACGAAGATAACGAGAGCATACATAAAGTGGAAGATAAAGTTCGCCGATGGATTGAAAGCACAAATTTTGAGCTTGACAAAGGTCGCAATGTTATGTTCAATATGCCTTATTTATATGAAGATGGAAGAGATATTGCCTATAAAGACATAGAAAAGGGACTTAGCTATAAACAAATGCAAAGATATTTTCCAATCAAGCTAAAAGAAGGAATATAA
- a CDS encoding NADPH-dependent FMN reductase: MISIGILVGSLRKDSYNMKIAKYIVKNYSDKADFEIIDIKDFPLFNEDLEDNVPESVLYARKQVKGKDGIIIVSPEYNHSISGVMKNALDWFSRDDYVMMKKPYLIMGASDGSIGTARMQGHLRQVLNSGAFQMYSVPYNEFIFARIQDNMDEYGNITNEGSIKRLNNKIDEFVQFIETLRSNVK; this comes from the coding sequence ATGATTTCTATTGGAATATTAGTGGGTAGTTTAAGAAAAGATTCTTATAACATGAAAATTGCAAAATATATAGTTAAAAATTATAGTGATAAAGCTGATTTTGAAATTATAGATATTAAGGATTTTCCACTATTTAATGAAGATCTAGAGGATAATGTACCAGAATCAGTACTATATGCTAGAAAACAAGTTAAGGGTAAGGATGGAATCATAATAGTTTCACCAGAATATAATCATTCTATTTCTGGAGTTATGAAAAATGCCTTAGATTGGTTTTCTAGAGATGATTATGTAATGATGAAAAAGCCATATTTGATTATGGGTGCCTCTGATGGAAGTATAGGAACAGCAAGAATGCAAGGACATCTTAGACAGGTACTAAACTCTGGTGCTTTTCAAATGTACAGTGTCCCTTATAATGAATTTATATTTGCTAGAATCCAAGATAATATGGATGAGTATGGAAATATAACTAATGAAGGTAGTATAAAAAGACTAAATAATAAAATAGACGAATTTGTTCAGTTTATAGAAACTCTCAGGTCTAATGTAAAGTAA
- a CDS encoding GNAT family N-acetyltransferase codes for MIELRKITQDNLREVLELKVASGQDGYVDSNIYRLAWAYVKVTNNEKPPLAFAIYHHDKVVGLVDMGFFELSETTFLFEEFGDKATYGINHFMIDHKYQGKGFGKQAMQKVIEFLRSFPQGKADAIYLSYWKTNEAARGLYASVGFVETGEIWDGQTGESWDPEREDIERAEVGARLGL; via the coding sequence ATGATTGAACTTCGTAAAATTACTCAGGATAATTTAAGGGAAGTATTGGAGCTTAAAGTAGCAAGTGGGCAAGACGGTTATGTGGATTCTAATATTTATAGACTAGCTTGGGCCTATGTTAAAGTAACCAACAATGAGAAACCTCCTCTGGCCTTTGCCATATATCATCATGATAAAGTTGTAGGGTTAGTGGATATGGGATTTTTTGAGTTATCGGAAACTACCTTTTTATTTGAGGAATTTGGCGACAAAGCTACCTATGGAATAAACCATTTTATGATAGACCATAAATATCAAGGTAAAGGGTTTGGCAAACAGGCTATGCAAAAAGTTATCGAATTTTTACGTTCATTTCCCCAAGGAAAAGCTGATGCTATTTATTTATCTTATTGGAAGACTAACGAAGCAGCTAGAGGCCTATATGCATCAGTTGGGTTTGTAGAAACAGGAGAAATATGGGACGGACAAACCGGTGAAAGCTGGGATCCAGAGAGAGAAGATATTGAGAGAGCAGAAGTAGGTGCTAGACTGGGATTATAG
- a CDS encoding IS3 family transposase translates to MYYGKTFKTLEDFKERIIEYIRFYNEERFQKD, encoded by the coding sequence ATGTATTATGGTAAGACTTTCAAAACTCTAGAGGATTTCAAGGAAAGGATAATTGAGTATATTAGATTTTACAACGAAGAAAGGTTTCAAAAAGATTAA
- a CDS encoding methylenetetrahydrofolate reductase: protein MKIRELFDEKKLVYSFEIFPPKPVYPIDTVFSTIEELSILKPDYISVTYGAGGGIINNRTAEISSLIKNKYNIEALAHLTCISSNEEQMQYILKDLESKGVSNVLALRGDIIDNGETLGEFKNSQDIIGYAKRNSNLGIVAACYPEGHIESKDKSIDIDILKLKEEAGADYFISQLFFDNNYFYNLLNKAEQKGIKSPIQAGIMPVINKKQIERIVSLCGATLPSKFIKIINKYEHNKEALRDAGIAYAQEQIVDLISSEVRGIHLYSMNNPYIAKIITKGIGSIINSINEIPLSTSISGN from the coding sequence ATGAAAATAAGAGAATTATTTGATGAAAAAAAGTTGGTTTATTCCTTTGAGATTTTTCCACCTAAGCCTGTATATCCTATAGATACAGTGTTTAGTACAATTGAAGAATTAAGTATCCTAAAGCCAGATTATATAAGTGTTACATATGGTGCAGGGGGAGGTATTATTAACAACAGAACAGCGGAAATATCATCTTTAATAAAAAATAAATATAATATTGAAGCATTAGCTCATTTAACTTGTATAAGCTCCAATGAAGAGCAAATGCAATATATATTAAAAGACCTAGAATCTAAGGGAGTAAGTAATGTTCTTGCCTTAAGAGGTGATATAATAGATAATGGGGAGACTTTGGGAGAATTTAAAAATTCACAGGATATTATCGGTTATGCTAAAAGAAATAGCAATTTGGGTATAGTAGCAGCCTGTTATCCAGAAGGACATATAGAAAGTAAAGATAAAAGTATAGATATTGATATATTGAAATTGAAGGAAGAAGCAGGAGCGGACTACTTTATATCTCAGCTATTTTTCGATAATAATTATTTTTATAATCTCTTAAATAAGGCGGAACAAAAAGGAATAAAATCTCCTATACAGGCTGGTATTATGCCAGTTATTAACAAGAAACAAATAGAAAGAATAGTGTCCCTTTGTGGAGCTACACTTCCATCAAAATTTATTAAAATCATAAATAAATATGAGCATAATAAGGAGGCATTGAGAGATGCTGGGATAGCATATGCTCAGGAGCAAATAGTAGACTTAATATCTTCAGAAGTAAGGGGAATACATCTTTATTCCATGAACAACCCATATATAGCTAAGATTATAACTAAGGGCATTGGTTCTATAATAAATTCAATAAATGAAATTCCATTAAGCACATCCATCTCTGGTAACTAA
- a CDS encoding homocysteine S-methyltransferase family protein, translating into MDVGIRDKLRQGILLFDGAMGTMLQDTELKIGELPEELNITSPETIIDIHKRYINAGANIITTNTFGANEIKAKDSRYTVEELIGRGIDNAKKAIGDKEVYIALDIGPIGELLEPMGTLSFELAYNIFKRQVLAGVKNGVDLILIETMTDLYEAKAAILAVKENSNLPVFCTMSYEEDGRTFTGCNSLSMVMVLEGLGVDALGINCSLGPKELEPLIDDILKFSKVPIMVQPNAGLPTIVNGKTEYNISPEEFASYGINFAKKGVRVLGGCCGTTDKHIEALVNGVIDIKTDKIMNHGISGVCTPTKTVIIDGIKVIGERINPTGKKLFKEALCKGDMEYILREAIDQVDAGAEILDVNVGLPEIDEEKTMIKVIKEIQSILDVPLQIDSIDPKTIEAGLRIYNGKAIVNSVNGEEKILNSILPIVKKYGASIVGLTLDEKGIPGNALERFKIAERIVKKAEEYGIDRSDIYIDCLTLTAAAQQEGVKETLKALTMVKEKLGVKTILGVSNVSFGLPNRELINKTFFAASLYAGLDLSIINPMNKDIMDTVKASRVLWNEDKDSVEYLKSYENIKTEEKIKSDNIDIQRSLLEIIQKGIKEEAKAATSKLLEYKEPLEIINEYIIPALDIVGERYEKGDIFLPQLIRSAETVKSSFQIIKEKLSKESKDDISKGKVILATVKGDIHDIGKNIVKVLLENYNYEVIDLGKDVSKEVILEEAIKNDIKLIGLSALMTTTVKSMEEIIHTLKKQNPNFEIMVGGAVLNQDYANMIKADHYAKDAKEAIEIARNVLG; encoded by the coding sequence ATGGATGTGGGGATTAGAGATAAATTGAGGCAGGGAATATTATTATTTGATGGTGCCATGGGGACAATGCTTCAGGATACTGAGTTAAAAATAGGTGAATTGCCAGAGGAGCTTAATATTACCTCTCCTGAAACTATAATAGATATTCATAAGAGGTATATAAATGCTGGTGCCAATATTATAACAACTAATACTTTTGGTGCCAATGAAATCAAGGCAAAGGATAGTCGTTATACTGTTGAGGAATTAATAGGCAGGGGGATAGACAATGCTAAGAAAGCCATAGGGGATAAGGAAGTATATATAGCCTTAGATATAGGCCCTATTGGAGAATTATTAGAACCTATGGGGACTTTAAGTTTTGAACTTGCCTATAATATTTTTAAAAGACAGGTATTAGCAGGAGTAAAAAATGGGGTAGATTTAATTCTTATAGAGACTATGACTGATTTATATGAAGCAAAGGCAGCTATATTGGCGGTTAAGGAGAATTCTAATTTACCAGTATTTTGTACTATGAGTTATGAAGAGGATGGAAGAACTTTTACAGGTTGCAATTCACTTTCTATGGTAATGGTATTGGAAGGGTTAGGTGTAGATGCCTTAGGGATAAACTGTTCTTTAGGACCTAAAGAACTTGAGCCTTTAATAGATGATATATTAAAGTTTTCAAAGGTGCCTATTATGGTTCAACCAAATGCTGGATTACCTACTATAGTTAATGGAAAAACAGAATATAATATTTCTCCAGAGGAATTTGCATCCTATGGTATTAATTTTGCAAAAAAAGGTGTAAGAGTATTGGGAGGTTGCTGCGGAACTACTGATAAACATATAGAAGCATTAGTAAATGGTGTAATTGATATTAAAACAGATAAGATAATGAACCATGGCATAAGTGGTGTATGTACCCCTACAAAGACAGTAATTATAGATGGAATTAAGGTAATAGGTGAAAGGATCAATCCTACAGGAAAAAAACTTTTTAAAGAGGCACTTTGTAAAGGTGATATGGAATATATTTTAAGAGAGGCTATTGATCAAGTAGATGCAGGTGCAGAAATATTAGATGTTAATGTGGGATTGCCAGAAATAGATGAAGAGAAAACTATGATAAAAGTTATTAAGGAGATACAGTCAATATTAGATGTGCCTCTTCAAATTGACTCTATTGATCCTAAGACAATTGAAGCTGGACTAAGGATTTACAATGGAAAGGCAATAGTAAATTCTGTAAATGGAGAGGAAAAGATTCTAAACAGTATATTGCCCATTGTAAAGAAATATGGTGCATCTATTGTTGGTCTTACATTAGATGAAAAAGGGATACCAGGAAATGCTTTAGAAAGGTTTAAAATAGCAGAACGTATTGTAAAAAAAGCAGAGGAATATGGGATTGATAGATCTGATATATACATAGATTGTTTGACCTTAACTGCTGCTGCACAACAGGAAGGAGTAAAGGAAACATTAAAAGCCTTAACCATGGTAAAGGAAAAGTTAGGGGTTAAAACTATACTAGGAGTATCTAATGTATCCTTTGGACTTCCAAATAGAGAATTAATAAATAAAACTTTTTTTGCTGCTTCTCTATATGCAGGTCTTGATCTATCTATTATTAACCCAATGAATAAGGATATAATGGATACAGTTAAAGCATCTAGGGTTTTATGGAATGAGGATAAGGATAGTGTAGAATATTTAAAGTCTTATGAAAATATTAAGACAGAAGAAAAAATTAAAAGTGATAATATAGATATTCAAAGAAGTTTATTAGAGATAATACAAAAAGGCATAAAAGAGGAAGCCAAGGCTGCAACATCTAAGCTATTGGAATATAAAGAGCCTTTAGAAATAATAAATGAATATATAATTCCAGCTTTGGATATAGTCGGTGAAAGATATGAGAAAGGAGATATATTTCTTCCTCAGCTTATAAGGTCAGCAGAAACTGTAAAAAGTTCCTTCCAGATTATAAAGGAAAAGTTAAGCAAGGAATCTAAAGATGATATATCTAAGGGAAAAGTTATTCTAGCCACTGTAAAAGGAGATATTCACGATATAGGAAAGAATATTGTGAAAGTCCTGCTAGAAAATTATAATTATGAAGTCATAGATTTAGGAAAGGATGTATCTAAGGAAGTAATACTTGAAGAGGCTATTAAAAATGATATTAAGTTAATAGGACTTAGTGCCTTAATGACTACTACAGTAAAAAGCATGGAGGAAATAATTCATACTCTAAAAAAACAAAATCCTAATTTCGAAATAATGGTAGGTGGAGCAGTACTAAACCAAGATTATGCTAATATGATAAAAGCAGACCACTATGCCAAGGATGCAAAGGAGGCTATAGAAATAGCTAGAAATGTCCTAGGTTAA
- a CDS encoding CatA-like O-acetyltransferase has product MEWNRVIPTFTNFNKTSSTFFTLWEDPQDDYIEFDRKYKQLIKKYAESKGVLPQFDLPPNVFNVSSIPWTHFEHFSSNSKISENQLTTMLTMAKYEQYSSKLLMPITVQAHHGIVDGYHISMFIDRLQDEMNK; this is encoded by the coding sequence GTGGAATGGAATAGAGTTATTCCAACATTTACAAATTTCAACAAAACCAGTAGTACTTTTTTTACATTATGGGAAGATCCACAAGATGATTATATAGAATTTGATCGAAAGTATAAGCAGTTAATAAAAAAATATGCAGAGTCAAAAGGAGTTTTACCACAATTTGATTTACCGCCAAATGTATTTAATGTTTCATCAATACCATGGACACACTTTGAACATTTTTCTTCAAATTCAAAGATATCTGAAAATCAATTAACAACAATGCTAACCATGGCAAAATATGAACAATATAGTTCAAAATTACTAATGCCCATTACAGTACAAGCACATCATGGGATTGTTGATGGGTATCATATATCAATGTTTATTGACAGATTGCAAGATGAAATGAATAAATAA
- a CDS encoding homocysteine synthase encodes MSKRELGFDTLQVHAGQEVDSVTGSRAVPIYQTSSYVFNSVEHGANLFALKESGNIYTRIMNPTSDVFEKRIAILEGGVGALALASGSAAITYSILNIAGTGDEIVAASTLYGGTYNLFSTTLKKLGIHTVFVNPDNPENFREAINEKTKAVFIESIGNPGTNLIDIEAVANIAHENNIPLIIDNTFGTPYLIRPIEFGADIVVHSATKFIGGHGTSIGGVIVDSGKFNWLDNEKFPEFNTPDASYHGLVYARDIGEAAFITKARVQLLRDTGACLSPFNSFLFLQGLETLSLRVERHVSNTIKVAEFLKNHPLVDWVNYPSLEDNKYNNLAKKYFPKGAGSIFTFGIKGGIEEGKKFIESLEIFSHLANVADAKSLVIHPASTTHAQLSEEELVSAGATPDLIRLSIGIEDVDDLIYDIDQALKKAVVTE; translated from the coding sequence ATGAGTAAAAGAGAATTAGGATTTGATACATTACAAGTGCATGCAGGTCAAGAGGTAGATAGTGTAACAGGTTCAAGAGCAGTGCCAATATATCAAACGTCATCATATGTTTTTAATAGTGTAGAGCATGGGGCTAATTTATTTGCATTGAAGGAAAGTGGAAATATTTATACAAGAATTATGAATCCAACATCTGATGTATTTGAGAAGAGAATTGCTATATTAGAGGGAGGAGTAGGAGCCCTTGCCCTTGCATCAGGCTCAGCAGCTATTACCTATTCAATATTAAATATTGCTGGCACTGGAGATGAAATTGTAGCAGCTAGTACTTTATATGGTGGCACATACAACTTATTCTCCACAACCTTAAAGAAATTAGGAATTCACACTGTCTTTGTTAATCCGGATAATCCAGAAAACTTTAGGGAGGCAATAAATGAAAAGACCAAGGCAGTTTTTATAGAATCCATAGGAAATCCAGGTACTAATCTTATTGATATAGAAGCAGTTGCAAATATTGCCCATGAGAATAATATACCACTAATTATAGACAATACCTTTGGGACGCCTTACTTAATAAGACCAATAGAATTTGGAGCAGATATAGTAGTACATTCAGCAACAAAGTTTATAGGAGGCCATGGAACTTCAATAGGTGGAGTAATTGTAGACTCTGGAAAGTTTAACTGGTTAGATAATGAAAAATTCCCTGAGTTTAATACTCCTGATGCGAGTTATCATGGTCTAGTATACGCAAGGGATATAGGAGAGGCTGCATTTATAACTAAGGCAAGAGTTCAACTTTTAAGGGATACAGGTGCATGCTTAAGTCCATTTAATTCATTCTTATTTCTTCAAGGACTTGAAACCCTATCCTTAAGAGTAGAAAGGCATGTATCTAACACAATAAAAGTTGCAGAATTTCTAAAAAATCATCCATTAGTAGATTGGGTAAATTATCCTAGCCTAGAGGACAATAAATATAACAATTTGGCTAAGAAATATTTTCCAAAGGGAGCTGGTTCAATATTTACCTTTGGAATAAAAGGTGGAATTGAAGAAGGAAAGAAATTTATTGAATCTTTGGAGATATTTTCACATCTTGCAAATGTTGCAGATGCAAAGTCCTTAGTTATACATCCAGCAAGCACTACTCATGCTCAGCTTAGTGAGGAAGAACTAGTATCCGCAGGGGCAACCCCAGATTTAATAAGACTATCCATAGGAATAGAAGACGTAGATGATCTTATATACGATATAGATCAAGCTCTTAAAAAGGCTGTAGTTACTGAATAA
- a CDS encoding 4Fe-4S binding protein, whose protein sequence is MKVNYLKTNRTFTTIRKYAWIITLLVAVGGLWEPKLGLLVLFIMAGLTITSFFTGRYWCGNICPHGSLFDRLLLPISPNKKIPDFLKSKVMIIGFFIFFMFNFSSKLLNIFQLWGNYGLLDKLGLLFVNTYLMVLILGGLLSVIITPRTWCQFCPMGTLQKLSYKLGKSLGITKKAEKKITISNKDKCINCGKCARVCPFQLVPYTNFSEKNQFDNINCIKCSTCVKNCPLGLLSLDIEREFQESKEI, encoded by the coding sequence ATGAAAGTTAATTATCTTAAAACCAACCGTACCTTTACTACTATTAGAAAGTACGCTTGGATCATTACATTATTAGTGGCTGTAGGAGGTCTCTGGGAGCCAAAACTTGGTTTATTAGTGCTATTTATTATGGCTGGGTTGACGATTACTTCATTTTTCACTGGTAGATATTGGTGTGGCAATATCTGTCCCCATGGTAGCCTTTTTGATAGATTACTTTTGCCTATTAGCCCAAATAAGAAGATTCCTGACTTCTTAAAATCTAAAGTTATGATCATTGGATTCTTCATATTTTTTATGTTTAATTTTTCTAGCAAACTTCTTAATATATTTCAGTTATGGGGAAATTATGGCTTATTAGATAAATTAGGCTTATTATTTGTTAATACATACTTAATGGTATTAATCCTAGGAGGTCTTTTAAGTGTTATAATAACTCCCAGAACTTGGTGTCAATTTTGTCCCATGGGAACTTTGCAAAAACTTTCTTATAAGCTAGGTAAGTCTTTAGGTATTACAAAAAAGGCAGAGAAAAAGATTACAATTTCCAACAAAGATAAATGTATTAATTGTGGAAAATGTGCTAGAGTTTGCCCCTTTCAACTAGTTCCCTATACCAACTTTTCAGAAAAGAATCAATTTGATAATATTAATTGTATTAAATGTTCTACCTGTGTGAAGAATTGTCCTTTGGGACTATTATCTTTGGACATAGAAAGGGAGTTTCAGGAAAGTAAGGAGATATAA